One Mesorhizobium loti genomic window carries:
- a CDS encoding histidyl-tRNA synthetase, translating to MADKSEKTKARLPRGFADRSAEDIRAVEKMMATIRSVYELYGFEPADQPLIEYTDALGKFLPDQDRPNEGVFSFQDDDDQWLSLRYDLTAPTARFVAENYERLPKPYRSYRSGWVFRNEKPGPGRFRQFMQFDADTIGTPGVAADAEMAMMMADVMEALGIKRGDYVIRVNNRKVLDGVLEAIALGGEENAGRRLTVLRAIDKLDKLGPEGVKLLLGPGRWDGGKEGEGDFAKGAGLNNGQAEAVLQATARNAQAGQDSMVNSNATYQEGVSELATIEALVRAAGYGEDRIAMDRSVVRGLEYYTGPVLEAELLAEIPNEDGQIVRFGSVGGGGRYDGLVSRFRGEPVPATGFSIGVSRLMTALKNLGKLDSADVIAPVVVLVMDKDTDSLGRYQKMVSELRAAGIRSEMYLGGAGMKAQLKYADRRGCPVAIIQGGDERAKGELQIKDLIEGARMSAEITDNAEWRAARPAQVTVAEGELVAEVKKILVAQAADRAKGGA from the coding sequence ATGGCCGACAAATCGGAAAAGACGAAAGCGCGGCTGCCGCGCGGTTTTGCCGACCGCAGCGCCGAGGACATCCGCGCCGTCGAGAAGATGATGGCGACGATCCGCTCGGTCTATGAGCTCTACGGTTTCGAACCCGCCGACCAGCCGCTGATCGAATACACCGATGCGCTCGGCAAATTCCTGCCCGACCAGGACCGGCCGAATGAAGGCGTGTTCTCCTTCCAGGACGATGACGACCAGTGGCTGTCGCTGCGCTATGACCTGACCGCGCCGACGGCGCGTTTCGTCGCCGAGAATTACGAGCGCCTGCCAAAGCCCTACCGCAGCTACCGCTCTGGCTGGGTGTTCCGCAACGAGAAGCCCGGCCCCGGCCGCTTCCGCCAGTTCATGCAGTTCGACGCCGACACGATCGGCACGCCGGGCGTCGCCGCCGACGCCGAAATGGCGATGATGATGGCCGACGTCATGGAAGCCCTCGGCATCAAACGCGGCGACTACGTCATCCGCGTCAACAACCGCAAGGTGCTGGATGGCGTGCTGGAGGCGATCGCCCTTGGCGGCGAAGAGAATGCCGGCCGCCGGCTGACCGTGCTGCGCGCCATCGACAAGCTGGACAAGCTCGGGCCGGAAGGGGTGAAGCTGCTGCTCGGCCCTGGCCGCTGGGATGGCGGCAAGGAAGGCGAAGGCGACTTCGCCAAGGGCGCCGGGCTAAACAACGGGCAAGCCGAGGCGGTTCTGCAGGCAACGGCGAGAAATGCACAAGCCGGCCAGGATTCAATGGTCAATTCGAACGCAACCTACCAGGAAGGTGTCAGCGAACTCGCGACGATCGAAGCCCTGGTCAGGGCGGCGGGATATGGCGAAGACCGTATCGCCATGGACCGCTCCGTGGTGCGCGGCCTCGAATACTACACCGGCCCGGTCCTCGAGGCCGAGCTGCTGGCCGAAATCCCCAATGAGGACGGGCAGATCGTGCGCTTCGGCTCGGTCGGTGGCGGTGGCCGCTACGACGGTCTGGTCTCGCGCTTCCGCGGCGAGCCGGTGCCGGCGACCGGTTTTTCCATTGGCGTCTCCAGGCTGATGACGGCGCTTAAGAATCTCGGCAAGCTCGACAGCGCCGATGTGATCGCGCCGGTCGTCGTCCTGGTCATGGACAAGGACACCGACAGCCTCGGCCGCTACCAGAAGATGGTGAGCGAGCTGCGCGCCGCCGGCATCCGTTCCGAAATGTATCTTGGCGGCGCCGGCATGAAGGCGCAGCTGAAATATGCCGACCGGCGTGGTTGCCCGGTCGCCATCATCCAGGGCGGCGACGAGCGCGCCAAGGGCGAGCTGCAGATCAAGGACCTGATCGAAGGTGCGCGCATGTCGGCGGAAATCACCGACAATGCCGAATGGCGCGCCGCCCGCCCGGCGCAGGTGACGGTGGCGGAAGGTGAATTGGTCGCCGAGGTGAAGAAGATTTTGGTGGCGCAGGCTGCCGATCGCGCAAAGGGTGGCGCTTGA
- a CDS encoding ATP phosphoribosyltransferase has protein sequence MTSRYPAIAADITNLFAARDTHAVEVAVLQPADPFLDMAGEDLRRRIFLTESETGQTLCLRPEFTIPVCLDHISSQAGTPRRYSYLGEVFRQRREGGNEFFQAGIEDLGDRDTAEADARSVADAHALLSLVLPGQALTITLGDQGIFEAVLAALGLPRGWRMRLARAFGSAPMLQAALADLANPPRNGQLSGEVAALVLDGDIEGLSAHIAGGMEQAGLSASAGRSPTDIARRLIEKAELRSVRLSNEAFAALKNFLAIDVPLDGAAEALESFAAGAGLLLGAALEKFAARAKAIEAHGLPAGKIRYDAAFGRPLDYYTGVVFEIAAQGGERPLAGGGRYDRLLTLLGAKTAIPGVGFSVWLDRIEALRETAS, from the coding sequence ATGACCTCCCGCTACCCCGCCATCGCAGCCGACATCACAAACCTCTTCGCCGCGCGCGACACACACGCGGTCGAGGTCGCCGTCCTGCAGCCGGCGGACCCGTTCCTCGACATGGCCGGCGAGGATCTGCGCCGTCGCATTTTCCTCACCGAAAGCGAGACCGGGCAGACATTGTGCCTGCGGCCGGAATTCACCATTCCGGTCTGTCTCGACCATATAAGCTCGCAGGCCGGCACGCCGCGGCGCTATTCCTACCTGGGCGAAGTGTTTCGCCAGCGCCGCGAAGGCGGCAACGAGTTCTTCCAGGCCGGCATCGAGGATCTTGGCGATCGCGACACGGCGGAAGCCGATGCCCGCTCCGTGGCCGACGCGCATGCGCTGCTGTCGCTGGTACTGCCGGGCCAGGCGCTGACGATCACGCTTGGCGACCAGGGTATCTTCGAGGCGGTGCTGGCCGCGCTTGGCCTGCCGCGCGGCTGGCGCATGCGGCTGGCCCGTGCCTTCGGCTCGGCGCCGATGCTGCAGGCTGCACTTGCCGATCTCGCCAATCCGCCGCGCAACGGCCAGCTCTCTGGCGAGGTCGCCGCCCTTGTCCTAGACGGGGATATCGAAGGCCTTTCGGCACACATCGCCGGTGGCATGGAACAGGCCGGCCTGTCGGCATCGGCCGGGCGCTCGCCCACGGACATTGCACGGCGGCTGATCGAGAAAGCCGAATTGCGCAGCGTGCGGCTGTCGAACGAGGCCTTCGCGGCCCTGAAGAACTTTCTGGCGATCGACGTGCCGCTCGATGGCGCGGCTGAGGCGCTGGAAAGCTTTGCCGCCGGTGCCGGGCTGTTGCTGGGTGCCGCGCTGGAGAAATTCGCCGCCCGTGCCAAGGCGATCGAGGCGCATGGCTTGCCGGCCGGGAAAATCCGCTACGACGCCGCCTTCGGCCGTCCGCTCGACTATTACACCGGTGTGGTCTTCGAAATCGCGGCGCAAGGCGGCGAGCGTCCCCTGGCCGGCGGCGGCCGCTACGACCGGCTGCTGACGCTGCTTGGCGCCAAGACAGCCATCCCTGGCGTCGGCTTTTCCGTCTGGCTCGACCGCATCGAGGCGTTGCGGGAGACGGCATCATGA
- a CDS encoding ATP phosphoribosyltransferase catalytic subunit produces MITLAIPSKGRLKEQALEVLAKAGLAISLPGDERKYHARVEGLDNVEVAFLSASEISGEIGQGAVDLGITGEDLVRENLADWEARAEIVARLGFGHADVVVAVPEIWLDVDTMADLDDVAADFRQRHGRRLRIATKYWRLTQQFFSQKHGIQVYRIVESLGATEGAPAAGLADVIVDITTTGSTLRANHLKVLGDGVVLKSQACLVASKKARAAADEALLRDIAAKMAAAVG; encoded by the coding sequence ATGATCACGTTGGCGATCCCATCGAAAGGCCGGCTCAAGGAGCAGGCGCTGGAGGTGCTGGCCAAGGCCGGCCTCGCCATCAGCCTGCCCGGCGACGAGCGCAAATATCACGCCCGCGTCGAGGGCCTGGACAATGTCGAGGTCGCCTTCCTGTCGGCTTCCGAAATATCGGGCGAGATCGGCCAGGGCGCGGTTGATCTCGGCATCACCGGCGAGGATTTGGTGCGCGAAAACCTCGCCGACTGGGAAGCCCGCGCCGAGATCGTTGCCCGTCTCGGCTTCGGCCATGCCGATGTCGTGGTGGCGGTGCCCGAGATCTGGCTCGATGTCGACACCATGGCCGATCTCGACGACGTCGCGGCCGATTTCCGCCAGCGCCATGGACGGCGGCTGCGCATCGCCACCAAATACTGGCGGCTGACGCAGCAATTCTTTTCGCAGAAGCACGGTATCCAGGTCTATCGCATCGTCGAGAGCCTGGGTGCCACGGAAGGCGCGCCGGCGGCTGGACTTGCCGATGTCATCGTCGACATCACCACCACCGGCTCGACCCTGCGCGCCAACCACCTCAAGGTGCTGGGCGACGGTGTGGTGCTGAAGTCGCAGGCCTGTCTGGTGGCGTCGAAGAAGGCGCGTGCGGCAGCAGATGAGGCGCTGCTGCGCGACATCGCTGCGAAGATGGCAGCGGCGGTCGGATAG
- a CDS encoding fatty-acid--coa ligase protein has translation MPVNLDELKNATNLRGRGARAGSVFIAPVDGRAHVSGERKVPLLDKTIPALFSDTASKYATQDAAVFVGQDKRFTWSELSDTVDALAAGFLALGLEKGDRVGIWSPNRWEWLVTQFATARIGLILVNINPAYRLTELEYALNKVGCKALVTAASFKTSNYLGMIETLAPEIAKATPGKLKAQKLPALKIVIRMGEDNSPGMFNFADVLAMAGRDEHDSLDRISEGLKPNDAINIQFTSGTTGAPKGATLTHHNIVNNGNFVTSAIKLTVDDRLCIPVPLYHCFGMSMGTMGCVTKGATMVFPGEGFDPGATLTAVAQERCTGLYGVPTMFVGMLDHADFASFDLSSLRTGIMAGSPCPIEVMKKVVSLMHMSEVTIAYGMTETSPVSFQSGVDDPLEKRVSTVGRIHPHVEVKAIDADGATVAVGAPGELCTRGYSVMKGYWDDAEKTREAIDADGWMHTGDLATIDAEGYCNIVGRVKDMVIRGGENVYPREVEEFLYRHPKVREVQVFGIPDQKYGEELCAWIVLKPGQIATEQEIRNFCAGQIAHYKIPRHIRFRTELPMTVTGKPQKFLMRQAMVEELGLVTQKTA, from the coding sequence ATGCCGGTTAATCTCGACGAGCTGAAGAACGCCACCAATCTGCGCGGCCGCGGCGCGCGCGCCGGCAGCGTCTTTATCGCGCCCGTCGATGGCAGGGCGCATGTCTCGGGCGAGCGCAAGGTGCCGTTGCTCGACAAGACCATTCCGGCGCTTTTCTCCGACACCGCCAGCAAATACGCCACGCAGGATGCCGCCGTTTTCGTCGGCCAGGACAAGCGCTTCACCTGGAGCGAGCTGTCGGACACGGTGGATGCGCTGGCCGCGGGCTTCCTGGCGCTCGGTCTCGAAAAGGGCGACCGTGTCGGCATCTGGTCGCCCAACCGCTGGGAATGGCTGGTGACGCAGTTCGCCACCGCCCGCATCGGCCTGATCCTGGTCAACATCAACCCGGCCTACCGGCTGACCGAACTCGAATATGCGCTGAACAAGGTCGGCTGCAAGGCATTGGTCACGGCCGCCAGTTTCAAGACTTCCAACTATCTCGGCATGATCGAGACACTCGCGCCGGAGATCGCCAAGGCCACGCCGGGCAAGCTGAAGGCGCAAAAATTGCCGGCGCTGAAAATCGTCATCCGCATGGGCGAGGACAATTCGCCAGGCATGTTCAATTTCGCCGACGTGCTGGCCATGGCCGGCCGCGACGAGCATGACAGCCTCGACCGAATTTCCGAGGGGCTGAAGCCGAACGACGCCATCAACATCCAGTTCACCTCGGGCACGACGGGCGCACCCAAGGGCGCGACGCTGACGCACCACAACATCGTCAACAACGGCAATTTCGTCACCTCGGCGATCAAGCTCACCGTTGACGACCGGCTCTGCATCCCGGTGCCGCTCTATCATTGCTTCGGCATGTCGATGGGCACGATGGGTTGCGTCACCAAGGGCGCGACCATGGTGTTTCCGGGCGAGGGCTTCGACCCCGGCGCGACGCTGACGGCCGTGGCGCAGGAGCGCTGCACCGGCCTCTATGGCGTGCCGACCATGTTCGTCGGCATGCTCGACCATGCGGATTTCGCAAGCTTCGATCTCTCCAGCCTGCGCACCGGCATTATGGCCGGCTCGCCATGCCCAATCGAGGTGATGAAGAAGGTGGTGTCGCTGATGCATATGTCCGAGGTGACCATCGCCTATGGCATGACCGAGACCAGCCCGGTGTCCTTCCAGAGCGGCGTCGACGACCCGCTGGAAAAACGCGTCTCGACGGTCGGCCGCATCCATCCTCATGTCGAGGTCAAGGCCATCGATGCCGATGGCGCCACCGTTGCGGTCGGCGCGCCGGGCGAACTCTGCACGCGCGGCTATTCGGTGATGAAAGGCTATTGGGACGACGCCGAAAAGACCCGCGAGGCGATCGACGCCGACGGCTGGATGCACACCGGCGACCTCGCGACAATCGACGCCGAGGGCTATTGCAACATCGTCGGCCGGGTCAAGGACATGGTCATCCGCGGCGGCGAGAACGTCTATCCCAGGGAGGTCGAGGAATTCCTCTACCGCCATCCCAAGGTCAGGGAAGTGCAGGTGTTCGGCATTCCCGACCAAAAGTATGGCGAGGAACTGTGCGCCTGGATCGTGCTCAAGCCCGGACAGATCGCCACCGAACAGGAAATCAGAAACTTCTGCGCGGGCCAGATCGCCCACTACAAGATCCCCCGCCACATCCGCTTCCGCACCGAATTGCCGATGACGGTGACCGGCAAGCCGCAGAAGTTCCTGATG